In the genome of Planctomyces sp. SH-PL62, the window GCCCAAGCCCGCGCCCGACGCCTACCTCCTCGCCCTGGAGCGGCTGGGCGCGGCGCCCGCCGACGCGATCGCCGTCGAGCACTCCCCCGAGGGCCTGGCCGCCGCCTCGGCCGCCGGCCTCCCCCGGCTGGCCGTCGGCCACCGCCGCGAGCGCGGGGATTGGATCGGCGAGGCCCGCTTCGTCCCCTCGTTCGAGGACCTCGCCGAGGTCCTCGAACAGCTCGGATTCTCCGAACGGAAACCCTCATGACGCCTTCCAACGGACATCCCAAGGATCCTTCGAACCCGCCGAACGGCCCGCGATCCGACGGCCCCCGACCCCGCCCCGGCGGTCCCGGCCGGCGTCGACCCGGAGGTCCCGGCCCCGGCCCCAGGAAGGGGCCCAGGGGTCCGATCGGCCCCCGCCCCGGCAGCCCCCGGCAGAGCCCCATCGGCCTCCGTCGCGTCGACGAGGGGATTTACGAGCTGGTCCATCCCGCGTGCGTCGAGGAGACCGATCTCGACTACCAGGAGGGGCTGGAAATCTGGAAGGCCGGCGACCCGGACGAGGCTCGCGACGCCCTCCGCTTCGCTCTGGAAGGCTGCCCGGACAACCTGTGGGTCCACGTCGCCCTCGGCGATCTGGCGCTGAAGGAGTTCCGGGACCCGAGGCTCGCGCAGGGCCACTATGGCTACGCGTTCGAGCTCGTCCACCGCACCCTGCCGGAAGACCTGGACGGCCGGCTCCCCCGCGATCGGGCCCCCAACCGCCCGTTCTTCGACGCGCTCCAGGGCCTCATCGCCTGCCTCCAGGCCATCGGCGAGGGCCGCGAGGCCGACGCCTTGCAGAAGCTCCTGGAGAAACTTCGCTGAGGCCGGCCGCGGCGGAAATCGCATGCCGCCCGGGGGGAGTTGTGGCGACGGCCCGAGGGGCGCCCTACAATCGGGCCCGACCGTCCCGACATCCGAATTCGACCGTTGCCCTTCTATCCCCGGTGGAGGCGCACACCATGCGCGAGCGGAACCGACGTCACTTCCTCCACGACACGGCGACCCTGGCGGCGGCCTTCGCCGCCTTGCCCGCGAGCCGGGCCCTGGCCGGCGCCGAGGACGCCCCCGCACCCGGCGACGCCGCCAAACCGAGCGCCAACGAGACGATCCGCGTGGCCGTCGTCGGCGTCAAGGGCCGGGGGATGGACCACGTCGACGGCTTCAGCCGGCAGCCGAACGTCAAGGTCACGGCGATCTGCGACATCGACGAGAACGTCACCGGCGGCGCCCGGAAGCACCTGGAGAAGCTCGACCCCAAGTCGCCGCCGAAGTACTACCAGGACATCCGCAAGCTCCTGGAAGACAAGGATATCGACGTCGTCTCCATCGCCACGCCCAACCACTGGCACGCGCTGGCGGCCATCTGGGCCTGCCAGGCGGGCAAGGACGTCTACGTCGAGAAGCCCGTCAGCCATAACGTGTCGGAAGGCCGGCGGATCGTCGACGCCGCCCGCCACTACAACCGGATCGTCCAAACCGGCACCCAGTGCCGCAGCCACAAGGCCGTCCAGGACGCCGTCGCCTTCGTCCGCTCGGGCAAGCTCGGCGAGGTCTACATGGCCAAGGGGCTCTGCTACAAGCCCCGCGGCTCGATCGGCCAGAAGCCCGACGGCCCGATCCCGGCGGGGGTCGACTACGACATCTGGCTCGGCCCCGCCCCCGAGCGGCCGTTCAACCCCAACCGCTTCCACTACAACTGGCACTGGTTCTGGGACTACGGCAACGGCGACTTGGGCAACCAGGGCATCCACCAGATGGACGTCGCCCGCTGGGGCCTGGGCAAGCAGGAGTTCCCGAAGGCCGTCATGTCCTCCGGCGGGCGGTTCGGCTACAAGGACGACGGCGAGACCCCCAACACCCTCGCCACCCTCTTCGAGTTCGACGACGCCGAGCTCCAGTTCGAGGTCCGCGGCCTCGTCACCAACCCCGAGCTGGACGTGAAGATCGGCAACATCTTCTACGGCACCGAGGGGGTGCTGGCGATCAGCGGCTACAACACCTGGAGCACCTTCTTCGGCCCCAACCTGGAGCCCGGCGAAGGGGGCAAGGGAGGGGGCGACCACTACGCCAACTTCCTCCAGGCCGTCCGCGCCCGCGACCCCAAGATCCTCAACGCGGACATCGAGGAAGGCCACCTGTCGAGCGCCTACTGCCACCTGGGCAACATCGCCTACCGCCTGGGTCGCAAGCTCCATATCAACCCGGCCACCGAGTCGTTCGTCGACGACTCCGAGGCCGACGCCCTCCTCACCCGCCCCTACCGCGCCCCCTTCGTCGTCCCGGCGAAGATCGGCTGACTTGCGAACCCCGCCTCCCCCCTTCGCGGGGGGGGCGGCTCGCCCTCATCCCGACGACGGCTCGGTCGCTGCGGCGGCCGGCGTCGTCGCGGGCCTGCGGCCCCAGCGGTCGGCGAGGACGCCGCAGATCAAGAGCTGCATGGGGTGGTAGACCATGATCGGCAGGAGGATGAGGCCCAGCATGGGCGATTCGCCGAACATGATCTGGGCCATCGGGACGCCCGAGGCCAGGGTCTTCTTCGAGCCGCAGAAGACGGCGGCGATGCGGTCCTCGGCGGGGAAGCCGAGCAGGTCGCACGCCGCGCCCACCGCTCCCATGACGAGGTAGAACAGGATCAGGGCGCCGACGAACGTCCAGGCCGCGTCGACGCCGTGGCCGCCCCAGACGTTCATCGCCACGGAGTCGCAGAACGAGGTGTAGGCGAGGATCAGGATCGTGACCTTGTCGACGACGTCGATCGTCGTCTTGTTCCGCCAGGCCCATTCCGCGAGCCATCGCCGCGAGAGCTGGCCGACGACCAGGGGGAGCACGAGCCAGAGGAGCAGGTCGAGGATCACGCCGTCGAGCGGCTGGGTCCCGGCCCCCGAGCTTCCCATGTACCAGGCCATCAGGGCCGGCGTGGCCGCGACGCCGATCAGGCTGGAGAGGGTCGCGTTGAAGACCGCCGCCGGCACGTTCCCCTTCGCCGCGGCGGTCATCGCCACCGACGACGAGACGGTCGACGGCAGCGCGCAGAGGTAGAAGAATCCCAGGTGGATGCTCGGCGAGGTCACCCCCCCCGCGACCTTCAGCAAGATCAGGCCGAGGATCGGGAAGAGCCCGAACGTCGCCGCTTGCACCAGCAGGTGCAGCCGCCACTGGAACGCCCCGGCCTTCAGCGCCCCGAAGGAGAGCGCGACGCCGTGGAGGAAGAAGATCAGGGCCACGCCCGCCTTGGTGAGCAGCTCCGGGTGGAGCCAGCCCCCGCTCGCCCCCGGCCCCGGGAACGCGAACGCCAGCGCCACCGAGAGCAGCATGCCCGGCAGGAACCAATCGAACCGCTTCTTCTTCCTCATCTCGCCTCCGCCCTGGACCCCGATCGAACCGGAGATCGAGTGTAACCGGATTCCCCGATTTCTTCAGGGGCGGCGCCGCGAGGACGCGAGGTCCCGGCGCCGACCTCCCCCAGGGAAGGCGAGCGGCGGGCGTACGAGTGGTTCTCGGAAATCACCGACGCTCGGCCGGATGCGGCCGGCGCGACCAGGCGGGCGGCTCAACGCATCCACGTCGGCCTCGGCCTCGGCGACGTCACCGGCGGGCGACGCGGGGGGGCGGGCCGGACGGGCGCCCGTCTGGAATCTCGGTCGGCCCTGTCCACGTCCCCGTCGCCGTCCAGGTCCATCCACGAACGGAGGCCCGCCGGCGGCCTCCTGTAGTAATTCTGGTCCGTGGCGGTCGCTCGCCCATCGCCGTCGACGTCGCCCGGCAGGACGCCGAACCCGACCGGACCGAGGGGCCAGGTCGAGATTGCGGGGTCGACCCGGGCGCCCACGCCCTCGTCGAGCGCCAGCATCAGGCGGTCGACCCCCAGCGCCGTCGGCAGGGCCCAGGTCGCGGTGTGGGTGTTCGGGTTGAAGCCGACGCCGCTGAAGCCGTACGACCTGCCCGCCGTGGCGGCGCTCGTGAGCTTCAGGTCGGCGAGGCCCGGATTCACGTCGTCGGAGAACACGACGTCGATCCCCGTGAGATTCACGAACGGCAGATTGCGATCGAGGCCGAGAAGGGACATCGACCGCGAGCCCCAGCGGACCCGGACGTCGAGGACCCGGGGATGGACCGTCAGAACGCCCGGGGCGAACTGGAAGTCGTAGTCGGCGGCGGCCAGGGTGCCGATCGCGGCCGTGATCGGGTACCGTCCCGCGGCGCTGGAACTCGTGGCGGTCGTGGTCAGGACGGGGGCCCCGGTGATGGTCCAGACGGACTCGCCCGCGACGAACCCGGAGATGGCGTAGGGGAACCCCGGCACGGGGTCGCCGCGGCCCATGTCCAGGTTCGTGGGGATGACGGTAAGCACGGCTTTCCGCACGTCGATCGTCGTGGAGCAGGTCGCGGTCCTGTAGTTCGCAGGATCGGCCGGGGTGAAGACGGCGGTCAGCGGCCGACTGGAGCCCGCCGACAGGATCGTCCCCGGGGCCGTCGAGTAGCGGAACGCGCCGGGCGCGGACGCTGCCGCGTTCAGTTGCGATCCGCCCAGGGGCGTCCCGTAGGTGATCGCCGCCGGTTTGGCCCAGGTGATCGTCGGCGTCGCCTTCAGGACGTCGATCCGGGTCTGAACCCAGGTCGCCCCATAATCCGGGTCAGTCGGGACGAAGCGAGCGGTCAGGACCCGGCCCGTCCCGGCTCCCAGGACCGTCCCGGCGGCCGGCGTGTAGACGAACGCGCCGGCGATGTTCGCCGAGGCGTTGAGCTGCGAGGAGCCCAGTCGCGTGCCGTAGACGATGGCGGCGGGGGCGTTCCAGGCGACGGCGAGGGCCGGCTTGACGAGGATCGTCACGGTCGCCGGGACGCTCGTGGATCGGCCGTCGGAGGCCGCGAACGTGAAGTGGTCGGGGCCCGTGTAGCCGGCATGGGGCGTATAGACCAGATTCGGGCCGGAGCCGGAGAGCGTCCCGTGCGCGGGGCCGACGGCGACGGTGTAGGTCAGGGACGCCCCCTCGGGATCGGTCGCCGTCAGGGTGATCGGCTTCGATCCGCCTTGCACCAGCGAGACCCCGCGGCCCGCGGCGGCCGGGGTGGCGTCGACCACGATGGTGACGGTCGCGACGTTGGAACGGGAACGCCCGTCGGTCGTCATGTATCGGAAGCGGTCGACGCCGGCGAAGCCCGGAGCCGGCGTGTAGACGAACGAGCCGTCCGGGGCGAGGGCGACCGCGCCGTGGGCCGGGACGCCGATCAGGGCGACGGTCAACGAATCGCCGTCGGCGTCGCCGTCGTTGTGAAGCAGGCCGGGGGCGGCGATGGCCAGCGAGGAACCCTGGGCCGTGGCGAAGGAGTCGTCGGCGGCGACGGGGGCCGCGTCCAGGGCCTCGGGCGCGGCGAACGCCGTCACGAAGGCGTCGTGGCTCAGCAGGAGCCGGCCGCCTCCGAACGCCATCTCCATGAAGGTGGCGCCGGACTCGCCCCGGTTTCGGTTCTCGTAGCTCCACTCCGCCCGCCCGGTCGCGAGGTTGATCGCGTAAACGCGCGAGTAGGAGTCGGTCGAGGTCTGGACGAAGGCGTGGCTTCGGGTCAGGACGATCTCGGGATTCAGGGCCTCGGGCGCGTCCCAGCCGCCGATCCGGTCGCCGGTCGTCTCGTCGAGGAGGATGAGCTGCGTCCCCGCGACCACGGCGACCACGCCGTCGCCGACCGCCTTGCCCGTCGGGGCCGCCGGCAGGAGCACGGTCCAAAGGGGCGTCCGGGTCTGGGCGTCGTAGGACGAGACGCCGAACCGGGTCGCATAGTGCTCGGAGTCGCGCACGTCGAACAGCAGCCGCCCCGCGTCCGAGACGACCGGCGACCCGATCCAGGACATCCCCGCCGGCGCCGCGACGTTCCCCACCTGGGCGCCCGTCGAACGCGAGTACACCCGATTGTCGTAGGCGTAGATGTACTGGCTGTCGAACGCGGCCATCGGGTTTTCGAGCTGCGGGCCCGGATTGTTCCATCGCCGGGCGAGGGTCGAGGTCGTCCACGCGCTGAAGCCGCCGTAATAGCCGTCGTAGGCGACGAGTTGATCGCCTTCGATCGCCGGCCGCTCGTCGGACCCCCACTGCGCGGAGTAGGTCTGGCGACGAATGATCGCGCCGGTGCGGGCGTCGAGCACGTACAGCCACGGCTGGTCGTCCTCGGTCCCGCCCGAGATGCCGGAGTGGCCCGATCGGTTGACGTAGACCTTGCCGTCGACGACCGAGGGGGCGCTGACGGGACCGTTGCCGACGAGGATCTGGTTCCAGACCTCGGCTCCGGTCTTCAGGTCGTAGGCGATGATGTGATAGTCGCCGGAGGCCCAGTAGCCGTCCAGGTCCGTCCGGTAGACGTGCATCTCGTCGATCGCGACCGCACGATTCCCCGACTGGGCCCAGCTCCCGTTCGCGTCGTAGGTCAGCGGCCGGCTCCAGGCGAGTTCGATGCCGCTCGCGTCGATCCGGGCGTCGACGTAGCTGGTGTGCCCGGCGTCGCCCCCGCGCTGGGTCCAGACGGCCGAGGGGGCCGCCGCCCTGGCCCCGATCACGGTCAGCGTGTCGACGGCGGTGACGAGGGACGCCCCGGCGTAGGCGTCGAGGCGGCCGGCCCCCGCGACGACGATCCGGCCGCCGGGCTGGAGGGCCATCGCGACGACCTCGTCGCCGGAGACCGATTCGAGATAGGCGCCGTTCGCGTCGAACCGGGAGACGGGTCCCAGCGCCGAGGCCCCGCCGACGACGATCTTGCCGTCGCCCTGGACCACCACGGAGGAGGCCCAGTCGTCCCCGCCGAGGTCCTTCACGACGATCCCGCCCGCGCCGAAAGCCTCGTCCAGGGCGCCGGACGTCGTGTAACGGACCAGGGCGAGGTCGCCCCCGGCAGAACCGGCGACGACGATTTTCCCATCCGCCTGGAGGGCGAGGCCGCTCGCCTGATCGAATTCGCCGGGGACGTCGGTCTGGACCTTGCCGCCGGAGCCGAAAGTCGGGTCGAGCCGACCGTCGGCCGTCCAGCGGGCGACCGCGAAGTTCGAGGTCGAATTGCCCCCGAAGCTCTCGCCAGCCAGGAGGATCTTGCCGTCCGGTTGCACCGCCAGGCCGAAGCCGCGATCTCCGCCGACGGCGAAGCTCGTCGTGGCGTACCCGCCGTCCCCGAAGGTCGCGTCGAGCGTCCCGGTCGGGTCCAGCCGGACGACGGCGAAGTCGGCGTAGGTCCCGGCGTTCGAGACGTTGCCGCCGATCAGGATCTTCCCGTCGGCGGCCACGGCCAGCGCCCAGATTTCGTTATAGGAGCCCGGGGTGGGAATCAGGCTTACCCAGCCGCCGTCCCCGAACGAGGGATCGAGCTGACCGTCGGCGGTGAGGCGGGCGAGCTGCATATTCCAGCTCGAATCGCCCTGGTCCTGGTAGGAACCGCCGACGATGATCTTGCCGTCGGGCTGGACCGCCACGGCCTTCGCCGTCATGGTCCGCCCGGCCTTCCCGAGGACGGCCGCGCCCCCGTCGCGGAAGCTCGCGTCGGGCGTGCCGTCGGCGTTGTACCTTTGGACGGCGAAGCTGCTGGAGTCCGAGGCGACGGCGTGGTACGTCCCCGCCGCGACGATCTTCCCGTCGGCCTGCGTCGTGACCGCGCTCACTCCGAAACCCAGCGTCGCGGGGGCGAAGGAGGGGTCCCTGCCGAAGACGCCGTCGATCGCGGCGGAGCCCGTGATCGTGACGACCCGGCTGCCGGGCGTCGGATCGCCGATCACGGCGTCGACGGAGAAGCTCGCCGAGACCTGGCCGGCCGGGATCACGACCGAGCCCGGCACGGCGGCGGCGTCCGGGGCGGAGCTGGTCAGGGTGACGGTCAAATGCCGGGCGACGTCGGCGACGCCGCGCGTGACCGTCCCGCTGGTCGCCCCAGGGCCGGCGTTCGCGGCGATCGAGTCGGCCAGGATGTTCAGCGTCAGCCCGGGATTCGCGAGGAGGTGACGGGGCTCGAGCGCGTCCAACGCAGGCCGTCGCCGCCGCGACGCGCTTCGGGTGGGGCGGGCCGGACGACGCGTCGACGCGATTGGAAATGAGGCGATCATCGGACCTCTTCGTCCTGCAAAGGGGGGCGGGGTCTGGAGGAGAGGGGGGACGCGGCGGGCGCGACCCCGCCGGGGGGGGATGGCTCAGGCGTCGGGCGTGGTTCTCGGCTCGTCGTCCGGGGCCTTCAGGAGGCGGTCGTAGAGCCCCGCGCCGATGATCGCGCCCAGGATCGGGGCCAGGACGTAGACCGTGACGACGCCCGTCCCCCGGGGGAGGGCGGCGGTCCCCCAGCCGGCGAGCATGGCGAAGAGCCGGGGGCCGACGTCGCGCGCCGGGTTGAAGCACGCCTGGGTGAGCGGCCCGAAGATCGACACCAGCGCCGCGACCGTCAGGCCGATGAACGCCGGCGCCATGCCGGCCGCGGGCCTCTCGGAGTTGCGGGGGTCGGTCACGGCCACGACCACCATCGCCAGCAGCATCGTCCCCACGACTTCGCCCAGGAAGGCCGACGACTCGGGGACGAAGGCGTTGATCCGCTGGTGTTCGTCCAGCGAGTAGGGGCCTTCCGAGTTCGAGAGCGGCCCCGGGCTGGGGAAGAACTCGCCGTAGCACATCGCCGTGATCTCGCTGCCGGGCCCGCCGCGCTCGACCCCCTTCTCCCGCTCGCGCTCCTTCAGGTAGGGGTTGAACAGGACGAACAGCAGGGCCGCCGCCGCGAACGCCCCGGCCGTCTGCGCCAGGACGTACGGCACGACCTCACGCCAGGGGAACCGCCCCCAGGCCGCGAGGGCCGCCGAGATGGCCGGGTTGATGTGGGCGCCGCTCACCCCGCCCACGACGTAGATCGCCAGCGTCACCGCCGCGCCCCAGACCACGGCGACCTGCCAGAGGCCGCTCTGGGCCCCGGTGAGGACCGACGTATGCACGACGCCGAGACCGAGGAAGATCAGGATGAACGTGCCCGCGAATTCGGCCAGGCACCTCTTCGCCAGAGAAGGTTGTACGACGATCACGGTGGTTCCTTGCTGGAGCGGGGCGGACACGGCGCGACTCGACGGGAAGGACGACGGACCGTCATTCTCGCGGAGGCCGAACCGCCCCGCAAGCGGCTCCTCGTCGACGCACCTCGTCCCGCGGTTTCCGGCCGATCCGGCGCGAGGCTTGCGTGGAGGAGGTGCGGCGAGTACGATCCGCCGCGCGATCGCGATCCTACGACGATGGGGTGGCCTCATGACCTTTCGAGAAACCCTGACCATCCACCTGCAGGCCCTCCAGGGGCGCGACCTGGCGACCCTGATGGGGACGGTGTCGCCGGACAGCCTCACCCTGATCACCGCGAGCGGTCGCGTCATCCGCACCGCCGCCGAATTCGCCCGGATCCACCAGGCCTGGTTCTCCTCGATGTCCTGGACGATGGACGTGTCGCTGGTCACGGCGATGGACGCCCACAGCCTCGGCGTCGCGACCCTCCTGCTCGACTACCGCGACGACCCGGACGACGGCCCGCCGGTGCGGCGCAAGAGCCTGCTCACGCTCGTCTTCGCCCTCCGCGACGGGGGCTGGGAACTGGTCCTGGACCAGAACACCCCCATCAAGGAGACGCCGGACGAGGACGAGGAGGGGGGCAGCGGGGAGTGATCGAGGGGCCGTCCCCCCACCGATCTCCGAGCGGACGGCCTCGCGTCGAGGCCGGTCGACCGGGGTGGGCCCCTGGAAATCGAGGACGATGAAGCCCGACGACCTGCTCCGACCGACCGATCTCGGCCTGTACTGCGAGGCCGGCGATTTCTTCGTGGACCCCTGGCGGCCCGTCCCCCGGGCGGTGGTCACGCACGCCCACGCCGACCACGCCTGCTGGGGCTGCGAACGCTACCTCACCTCCGCCGAGGGGGCCGGGGTGCTCCAGGTTCGGATGGGGCGAGACGCCGTCGTCGACGCGATGCCCTTCGGCGAGGCCGTCACGATCGGGGGGGTGCGGGTCTCGCTCCACCCGGCGGGGCACATCCTGGGATCGTCGCAGGTGCGCCTGGAGCATCGAGGAGAGGTCTGGGTCGTCTCGGGCGATTACAAGGTGGAGCCCGACGCCACCTGCACCCCCTTCGAGCCGGTCGCCTGCCACGTCTTCGTGACCGAGTCGACGTTCGGCCTGCCGATCTACCGATGGCCCTCGCAGCGGGACGTGTTCGACGAGATCAACGCCTGGTGGCGGGCGAACCGCGACGCGGGGAGGGCCAGCCTGCTGCTGGCCTACGCCCTGGGCAAGTCCCAGCGGCTGCTGTCGGGCCTCGACCCGAGCCTCGGGCCGATCTACACCCACGGGGCCGTCGAGAAGCTCAACCGCGCGTATCGCGAAGGAGGCGTGCCCTTGCCGCCCACCGAGTACGCCGGGGCCGCCGCGCGGGGCAAGAGCTGGGCCGGGGCGATGGTCGTCGCCCCCCCCTCGGCGCACGGGACCCCCTGGGCCCGCAAGTTCGGCCCGCTCTCGACCGGGATCGCCTCGGGCTGGATGACGATCCGGGGCACCCGCCGTCGCAAGGCCCTCGACCGTGGCTTCGTCCTCTCCGACCACGTCGACTGGCCCGGGCTGCTCGGCGCGATCGAGGCGACCGGGGCGGGCCGCGTCCTGGTCACCCACGGCTACACCGCCGTCGTCGTCCGCCACCTCCGCGAGCAGGGGCTCGACGCCGAGGTCCTGGCCACCCGCTACGAGGGCGAAGGGGACGCCCAGGACCGAGCCGAGGGGGAGGAGCTCGACGCCGAAACCGAGGAGATGCAGGACCTCGACGCCGCCGAGGCCGGGCTCGCGATCGACGCCGGGGAGGACTCATGAGGGATTTCGCGCGGCTCTACGCGACGCTCGACGAGACGACCCGGACCACCGAGAAGGTCGAGGCCCTGACCCGCTACTTCGAGCAGGCCCCGCCGGCCGACGCCGCCTGGGCGGTCTACTTCCTGATCGGCCGGAAGCCGAAGCAGGTGGTCCCGTCCCGGAAGCTCCGCGAATGGGCGGCGCGCGAGGCGGGCGTGGCCGACTGGCTGTTCCAGGAGTCGTACGACGCCGTGGGGGACGTGGCCGAGACCGTGGCCCTGCTGCTCCCCCCCTCGAAACGGTCCACCGACCTCCCCCTGGCCGAGTGGGTCGAGAATCGGCTCCTCCCGCTGCGGGGGGCCGACGAGGCCGACCAGCGGGCCGCCCTGCTCGACGCCTGGCGGGCGATGGACCGCCCCCAGCGGTTCGTCTGGAACAAGCTGATCAGCGGCGGGTTCCGGGTCGGCGTCTCGCAGCAACTGGTGACCCGCGCGCTGGCGAAGGTGGGGGGGATCGAGCCGGCCGTGGTCGCCCATCGCCTGATGGGGGATTGGGAGCCCGACGCCCGGTTCCTCACGCGGCTGCTCGCCCCGGACGCCACCGACGCGGACCACAGCCGCCCCTATCCGTTCTGCCTGGCCCACGGGATCGAAGGAGAGCCCGAGGCCCTCGGCCCCGTCGAGGACTGGCAGGCCGAGTGGAAGTGGGACGGCATCCGTTGCCAGTTGATCCGCCGGGGTGGCGACACGTTCCTCTGGTCTCGCGGCGAGGAGCTGGTGACCGACCGCTATCCCGAGCTGGCGACCCTTGGCGCGTTCCTCCCCGAAGGGACGGCGATCGACGGCGAGATCCTGCCGTATCGCGACGGCGTCCCCCTGCCGTTCGCGCAGCTCCAGCGGCGGATCGGCCGGAAGACGGTAGGCAAGACGATCCTGGCCGAGATCCCCGTCGTCCTGATCGCCTACGACCTCCTCGAATTCGAGGGCCGCGACCTCCGCGCCGAACCGTTCGAGGTCCGCCGGGCGAGGCTGGCCGAGGTGGTCGACCGGGTCGCCCAGCCCGGCCGCCTGATCCTCTCGCCGGCGGTCGTCGCGACCACGTGGGCCGGGCTCGCCGCCGCCCGCGAGGAGTCTCGGTCGCGACAGGCCGAGGGGCTGATGCTCAAGCGGATCGGCTCGCCGTACCACGTCG includes:
- a CDS encoding ATP-dependent DNA ligase — translated: MRDFARLYATLDETTRTTEKVEALTRYFEQAPPADAAWAVYFLIGRKPKQVVPSRKLREWAAREAGVADWLFQESYDAVGDVAETVALLLPPSKRSTDLPLAEWVENRLLPLRGADEADQRAALLDAWRAMDRPQRFVWNKLISGGFRVGVSQQLVTRALAKVGGIEPAVVAHRLMGDWEPDARFLTRLLAPDATDADHSRPYPFCLAHGIEGEPEALGPVEDWQAEWKWDGIRCQLIRRGGDTFLWSRGEELVTDRYPELATLGAFLPEGTAIDGEILPYRDGVPLPFAQLQRRIGRKTVGKTILAEIPVVLIAYDLLEFEGRDLRAEPFEVRRARLAEVVDRVAQPGRLILSPAVVATTWAGLAAAREESRSRQAEGLMLKRIGSPYHVGRKRGDWWKWKVDPFTVDAVLTAAQRGSGKRASLYTDYTFSVWDDDRRLVPFAKAYSGLTDAEIARVDAFIRRNMVEKFGPVRTVKPELVFELAFEGIQRSPRHKSGLAVRFPRILRWRQDKPADEADTLDSIRGMLPPSP